One stretch of Leishmania panamensis strain MHOM/PA/94/PSC-1 chromosome 29 sequence DNA includes these proteins:
- a CDS encoding hypothetical protein (TriTrypDB/GeneDB-style sysID: LpmP.29.0790) yields the protein MSLGGFGTGANAGGFGAKPAMATGFAATPSTGAGTGTPGPVNGGHRFGGFGTSAAAAGGFGAPLPAPGGFGAPAATGFGAKPGFGTAPATGGFGAGGGFGIGATTGGTGGFGSTATSSLGVGRGGGFGMAGGFGSTTVPAAPTAQQYPYQGIKGPGNATSWARDIDFSQVTEQVRFEALPQPLQQHLMELRSFMHAERDAAKKVYLYFNESDDADSAAGAIATSATGSSPPTVSSSSYRQLLAQMAALKGGGNRAVDLVAVHCNQHEGQTRRQLQRLEKLEANIRDYERHVWEPLLEQGLPSSLAGSGMNACGGAYRPAVSNGAASPFVALVEELSHRMDHVSSALTELEATLVPPGRSLRGAGVGGCRGHHNGRAISNDAIAQINAALVYELNQLRDSSCVAAHLHSRTDIARELFTRQYGQAEADVLFADTEQQRNGMTLFRRASPSTYFDIPPLPQQSQSPAAASAATTTMGIAAPATGFGAGTTSALGGGIGATSGGGAFGAAPAAGAAGAATTGGFSAPATAAAAPAGGGVVGGFVFGATAPAATGFGAAAGGTTSTPAAGLATAVGGFGAAPTAGGFGAALASATAAPAATGAPPFAPSLGPAAPGSAPTVFNLGGGAAATGTGFGMAPGKSGIGGGDDRPSRRAR from the coding sequence ATGTCGCTCGGCGGCTTTGGTACAGGGGCGAACGCTGGTGGTTTCGGAGCGAAACCTGCAATGGCGACCGGCTTTGCCGCGACTCCATCGACAGGAGCAGGAACTGGCACACCGGGTCCTGTGAACGGTGGCCATCGCTTCGGAGGCTTTGGCAccagtgccgcagcggctggcgGCTTTGGGGCCCCACTTCCCGCCCCTGGTGGCTTCGGAGCACCAGCGGCAACGGGCTTCGGTGCAAAGCCCGGATTCGGCACTGCGCCTGCTACTGGAGGCTTTGGTGCTGGCGGAGGGTTTGGCATCGGTGCGACGACAGGAGGCACTGGTGGCTTTGGTTCGACGGCAACCTCTAGCCTCGGTGtcggccgcggtggtggcttTGGCATGGCAGGCGGGTTCGGGAGTACGACCGTtcctgctgcaccgacgGCTCAGCAGTACCCATATCAGGGTATCAAGGGTCCCGGTAATGCCACCAGCTGGGCACGCGACATTGACTTTTCTCAGGTGACGGAGCAGGTCCGATTTGAGGCTCtaccgcagccgctgcagcagcacctgatGGAGCTGCGCAGTTTCATGCACGCGGAGCGAGACGCGGCGAAGAAGGTGTATCTGTACTTCAACGAGTCTGATGATGCCGACTCGGCTGCTGGTGCGatcgccaccagcgccaccggGAGCTCTCCTCCTACGGTGTCTTCCTCCAGCTATCGTCAACTCCTTGCCCAGATGGCAGCACTGAAGGGTGGCGGCAATCGTGCCGTCGATCTTGTCGCGGTGCACTGCAACCAGCATGAAGGGCAAACGCGTCGTCAGCTACAGCGTCTTGAGAAGTTGGAGGCCAACATCCGCGACTACGAGCGACACGTCTGGGAACCGTTGCTGGAGCAAGGGCTGCCATCGTCACTCGCCGGCAGTGGAATGAATGCCTGCGGTGGGGCGTATCGTCCCGCCGTGAGCAACGGtgccgcctctccttttGTGGCCTTGGTCGAGGAGTTGAGCCATCGCATGGAtcacgtcagcagcgctctcACTGAGCTGGAGGCAACGCTGGTACCGCCAGGTCGTTCGttgcgcggcgctggcgtgggTGGTTGTCGCGGTCACCACAACGGCAGGGCCATCTCGAACGACGCGATTGCGCAGATTAACGCCGCCCTGGTGTACGAGCTGAATCAGCTACGAGACTCCTCTTGTGTGGCTGCTCACCTGCACAGTCGCACCGACATCGCCCGCGAACTCTTCACACGCCAGTACGGAcaggcggaggcggacgTGCTCTTTGCCGAtaccgagcagcagcgcaacggcATGACTCTGTTCCGTCGGGCATCGCCATCGACGTACTTCGACATTCCTCCGCTCCCACAGCAGTCGCAGTCGCCTGCCGCGGCATCGGCTGCAACCACCACTATGGGCATCGCTGCTCCGGCCACCGGATTTGGGGCAGGCACCACTTCTGCGCTGGGCGGAGGTATCGGTGCGACttccggtggtggtgccttCGGAGCAGcccccgccgccggtgcagctGGGGCGGCGACGACTGGAGGATTCAGCGCCCCTGCaacggctgcggcagcaccagcaggagGCGGTGTCGTAGGTGGGTTTGTCTTTGGTGCGACTGCACCGGCCGCTACTGGCttcggcgctgcagcgggggGAACGACATCGACCCCAGCGGCAGGTCTGGCCACAGCCGTTGGCGGTTTTGGGGCAGCACCGACGGCTGGGGGCTTTGGGGCTGCTTTGGCttctgccactgctgcgccagctgctaCTGGGGCACCACCCTTCGCGCCATCCTTGGGTCCTGCGGCCCCTGGCTCTGCGCCAACTGTCTTCAActtgggtggtggtgctgcagctacAGGCACTGGCTTTGGGATGGCACCGGGTAAGTCTGGAATTGGAGGCGGTGACGATCGCCCATCTCGGCGGGCTCGCTAA